In the Sarcophilus harrisii chromosome 3, mSarHar1.11, whole genome shotgun sequence genome, one interval contains:
- the CHODL gene encoding chondrolectin, which yields MNRMISILLGAMLLWGQGGFSRRVVSGQKVCFADLKHPCYKMAYFQDLSSRVGFQEARQACESDGGALLSLESETEQKLIESMLQNLTKPDTGISDGDFWIGLWRNGEGQTSGACPNLYKWSDGSSSQYRNWYADEPSCGSEACVVMYHQPTANPGLGGPYLYQWNDDRCNMKHNFICKYEPESFPTIPAGKPFDESKPEDPYHIVVTETGIIPNLIYVVIPTIPLLLLILVAFGTCCFQMLHKSKGRTKTSPNQSTLWISKSNKKESIMEI from the exons ATGAACCGGATGATCAGTATCCTTCTGGGTGCAATGCTGCTCTGGGGCCAGGGCGGCTTCTCCCGGAGGGTCGTCAGTG GTCAGAAGGTGTGTTTTGCAGACTTAAAACATCCCTGTTACAAAATGGCCTATTTTCAGGACTTGTCAAGTCGAGTGGGATTCCAGGAGGCACGTCAAGCTTGTGAAAGTGATGGTGGAGCTCTTCTCAGTCTTGAAAGTGAAACAGAACAGAAGTTAATAGAAAGCATGTTACAAAACCTCACTAAGCCAGACACAGGTATTTCTGATGGTGACTTCTGGATTGGCCTTTGGAGAAATGGAGAAGGACAGACATCAGGTGCTTGTCCAAATCTCTACAAGTGGTCTGATGGAAGCAGTTCCCAATATCG CAACTGGTATGCTGATGAACCTTCCTGTGGAAGTGAAGCTTGCGTTGTGATGTATCATCAACCAACTGCCAATCCTGGTCTTGGGGGTCCCTACCTTTACCAGTGGAATGATGACAGATGTAATATGAAGCACAATTTTATCTGCAAGTATGAACCAG AGAGTTTTCCAACCATCCCAGCAGGAAAACCTTTTGATGAAAGCAAACCAGAAGATCCCTATCACATAGTTGTTACTGAAACAG gtataATTCCCAATCTAATTTATGTTGTTATACCAACAATACCTCTGCTGTTGTTGATACTTGTGGCATTTGGAACCTGTTGTTTTCAGATGCTACATAAAAg taaaggaagaacaaaaactaGCCCAAACCAATCCACACTATGGATATCAAAGAGCAACAAGAAGGAAAGTATCATGGAGATATAA